A stretch of the Vigna radiata var. radiata cultivar VC1973A chromosome 9, Vradiata_ver6, whole genome shotgun sequence genome encodes the following:
- the LOC106773441 gene encoding pentatricopeptide repeat-containing protein At4g20770-like has translation MPFEMKLKKNCLSDSEEKEQEHRFIFIAAKGWSSLRFGNFASKGEIWMDKSKSLNLVNLVQLCVTNKDLLAGKVLHARLLRLRLFYDTFLSNHFIELYSKCDEIASAHNVFDNIPHKNIFSWNAILAAYCKTRNLQRACRLFLQMPQRNTVSLNTLISTMVRCGYERQAVDTYDSMMLDGIKPSHITFATVFSACGTLLDVDCGRRNHGFVVKVGLESNIYVVNALLCMYAKCRLIVRGVNLTHGSRASPNPLLKKSYFKKPLE, from the coding sequence tatttattgcaGCAAAGGGATGGTCTTCTTTGAGGTTTGGTAATTTTGCAAGCAAAGGAGAGATTTGGATGGACAAAAGCAAGAGTTTGAATTTGGTAAATCTAGTGCAACTCTGCGTCACCAACAAAGATCTTTTAGCCGGCAAGGTTCTTCACGCTCGACTTCTCCGTCTCCGTCTTTTCTATGACACTTTTCTCTCCAACCACTTCATCGAACTTTATTCAAAGTGTGATGAAATTGCCTCCGCCCACAATGTGTTCGACAATATACCTCACAAAAATATCTTTTCCTGGAATGCCATTTTGGCTGCCTATTGCAAAACCCGCAACTTGCAACGCGCGTGCCGTCTGTTCCTGCAAATGCCTCAGAGGAATACCGTCTCACTGAACACCTTAATCAGCACAATGGTCAGGTGTGGCTACGAACGCCAAGCAGTGGATACCTACGATTCGATGATGCTGGATGGAATTAAACCCTCCCACATAACGTTCGCTACTGTTTTTAGTGCTTGTGGTACTTTGTTGGATGTGGACTGTGGCAGGAGAAATCATGGGTTTGTGGTCAAGGTTGGTCTTGAAAGTAATATATATGTCGTTAATGCTCTTTTGTGCATGTATGCTAAGTGTAGGCTTATTgttagaggtgtcaatttaacccatggctCCAGGGCCAGTcccaacccactattgaaaaagtcctattttaagaagccccttgAGTAG